A single genomic interval of Zobellia nedashkovskayae harbors:
- a CDS encoding 50S ribosomal protein L25/general stress protein Ctc, with protein MKSIKIKGSERESVGKKATKALRNAGQVPCVVYGGEKPLHFSAEELAFRDLVYTPAAHTVEVDLGHGKVRAIMQDIQFHPVTDKILHIDFYQLFDDKEVTMNIPVRLEGNAPGVRAGGRLLFRKRKLAIKALPDNLPDYFDVDISKLKIGDNITVESLLKDEFSILHPDTTVVVQVKTQRTAVAVDEDEDGEGEEGAEGAEAAVAEGEASQE; from the coding sequence ATGAAGTCAATTAAAATTAAAGGATCAGAAAGAGAAAGCGTGGGCAAAAAGGCAACTAAAGCTCTACGTAATGCTGGACAGGTTCCTTGCGTGGTATACGGAGGGGAGAAACCATTACACTTTTCAGCAGAAGAGTTAGCGTTCAGAGATTTAGTTTACACCCCAGCCGCACACACCGTAGAGGTTGACTTAGGTCATGGTAAGGTAAGAGCGATTATGCAAGACATTCAGTTTCACCCAGTGACTGATAAAATTTTGCACATCGATTTCTATCAACTTTTTGATGACAAAGAAGTTACCATGAACATTCCAGTTCGTTTAGAAGGTAACGCTCCTGGTGTTAGAGCTGGTGGTCGTTTACTTTTCAGAAAGAGAAAACTTGCCATTAAAGCACTTCCAGACAATTTGCCAGATTATTTTGATGTTGATATATCGAAATTAAAAATTGGTGATAACATTACTGTTGAGTCTTTATTGAAAGATGAATTTTCCATCTTACACCCTGATACAACCGTTGTTGTTCAAGTTAAAACTCAGCGTACAGCAGTGGCCGTTGATGAAGACGAAGATGGCGAAGGAGAAGAAGGAGCAGAAGGTGCAGAAGCAGCAGTTGCTGAAGGCGAAGCAAGCCAAGAATAA